ATGAATGATTTGTTGAGAAAACTGTTTATGTTCAAGTGAATGACCATTGAATTTGGTTTAATTTTCTGGCCTGCTTATAGAAATTGATCAGTGCCTCATtgaagcagcaaaagaaactACAGAATATGTCCCTTCATGCTCCCTCTCAATTGCCCGATAGGGTGACAGTTTCAGATTCAAATACTAGTAGATGGTAATTACACCTTTTTTTTTAACCTTGCTGTTATGTGCAACAATTTATTGTGAATTCggatatattttatataatataaacatTCCTGTTGTGCTGAATTCTAGTCTTGTTCCTCAGTTTGTCACCTGAATTTTCTGTACAAGACCCTGGATTGGAggctttgaatttgaaggttaATGAGGAGCCTCCTCCATTACCTAAGGTAAATGAAATATGTTATTGGTGCAGCTGCAGATTTATTTTCTTCGATCCTCCCAACTCTTCcctatttagtatttaaaacaGCACAAGTAATTAACAGTTTGATACTATTCCATTTCCTTGCATTTCAtgtttctcattttattttcttctattgttttgtttttgtctgTTTTACAACTTGACCATCAGTGTAACCTGTTCTCAAAGATGttacattatttttttccttgACTTGCTATGTTTTCAAATTGATGTGGTCtcacattttcttttgtttcatcATTTTAAGGAGAAAAAAGGTCGCAGTTCACCACCAATGTGGCATGTTACTGCAAGTGAACTAGATTCCTTGTCATCGTAAGTAATTTGAGTTCAGCTTAGACTATACAACATCTGTGTAAATTGCTTGTtcagagaaagaaaaataaaaaaattcagttGTCATTGTTATAATCCCTTGTAGCTTCAATCCTTTCAATTTTTCCATTGCTTCTGGTCtttaaatgaaaatttgttgGAGCAATCCAGCAGTTTTCCAGGCACGTATGTCATTTGAAATGTTTacaataatttttgaattcctttcccttctaattatttgattaattgaTGATACCTTTGTGCTTTGGCTTTTGATAATGAAATTCATATCTAACACTTTGTGACTGATATTAGATACATGAGAGGTAGGCTTACTCTAGAGAAGGTGAATGCAGCAATCAATGACATGGCATCCTATGCTGAATCAAATGCTCAACTTATCATAGCCCCGAAAAAGAAGGTTAACAATCAAATTCTTTTTAGATGTAAATTGCAAAGTACATTCTTTAAATTCTTGACAACTTGTTCTATTTGTGCATGAAGTTGGCAGAAAATCTGTGGGAGAAAGCCCTGGTGAGTGAAGCATCAATTTTCATGTTAATGTGTTATTTCTTGTTTCATTTATGGCAAAAGGGAAGGTTCTCGTTCATGTTGCAAAATGCAGGAAATTAGAGATATTGCAACTATGGAAGGGGTTAAGGGAAAACATTTCTTTCTTGAAGCTGACATAAAAGGACCATCACTGAAGCTTGACAATACTGGAAAGGCAATACTAACTGTGAGTATTCTTGTTTATCCATCTCAAATTTGCTTCAGTTCTTCCCAAAAAAATATGAATCCATGATTGCTGATTGTTTTAACTCTTACATTATAAATGTTCTGTTTTGCTATTCAACAGTTCACTTCTGATAATGATTATGTCAAGGATCTGAAAACAAATCAAGTTCTTCTTGATTGTGGCATTGATTCTACTCTCTTTCCCGAAAAATATTGATGTTAACATATTAGTCCTCAAGTTTTTTATTGGTTTATGTCATCTCTTCAAGGAATTCATTTGCCAATTTTCTTCAATAAGATAACTGTTAATTGTTCCACCCCATTGTGTATGGTGTTTTACACTTTCAACTGTTATTTCTTGGGAAAAATTGATTGTGCTATAATTTGTCTTTGCTGTTTCTGCAGGTTCTTCGTCACCTTGGCCGCATCAATGAGACTCGTGTTGGCCATCATCGCATCATTATTCTGCAGAAGCCTAACTGAACGAGTTTGGTCATTTAGAATTAGAAGATTTTAGTATCATGATAAATCCAATACATTTTTTATGTTCAAACTCATAGCAAGTTATATTTCAAGACCTAAATACTTGTATGAAATCAGTTTATGTATGTTACCTTATGTGTCTCTGTTGTATCTTTTTTCAATGGATGGTGCTAAACTTGATTGCCAGATTAAATATTGCATCTGGTGCCAAATATGTGACTAGTTATAAAGCATACTATTCTTTTTGTTATTCAAATCTAATTTGTCGGTCGTTTACTCTCTagtgtttaaaatattttttctttctatgatTAGTTTTCTAATAAAATTGCACTAGAAATAGCAAAGTCTAGCATTCAACCCTGAATTCTCTGGCCACTCATTCAATCTCTGCCTAACTTATTGTTACGATCTCACTAAGGAGGACAAACATTA
This sequence is a window from Arachis duranensis cultivar V14167 chromosome 2, aradu.V14167.gnm2.J7QH, whole genome shotgun sequence. Protein-coding genes within it:
- the LOC107475706 gene encoding spindle and kinetochore-associated protein 1 homolog; its protein translation is MMMMDSTTEASGSSLESLMSSFNARITHLQELVIARNMFPASSMADLSAVDAAVKAMELQVQAIKDRLREETQAIPKTKKLISASLKQQKKLQNMSLHAPSQLPDRVTVSDSNTSRCLSPEFSVQDPGLEALNLKVNEEPPPLPKEKKGRSSPPMWHVTASELDSLSSYMRGRLTLEKVNAAINDMASYAESNAQLIIAPKKKLAENLWEKALEIRDIATMEGVKGKHFFLEADIKGPSLKLDNTGKAILTVLRHLGRINETRVGHHRIIILQKPN